One Faecalicatena sp. Marseille-Q4148 DNA window includes the following coding sequences:
- a CDS encoding DUF4368 domain-containing protein, with translation MLQQSNTFNVLRNPAELLTDDITALYCRLSQDDKQEGDSNSIVNQKKILKKYALDRGYSNYLYYIDDGYSGTNFNRPDFQRMIADVEAGKIKRIIVKDMSRLGRDYLQVGMYTEIIFPDHDIHFIAVNDGVDSTQGDNEFTPFRNIINEWYAKDTSKKIRAVKKAKGMAGEHIGSHAPYGYRKNPDNLKEWLVDDEAAAVVREIFSLCVGGYGPTQIANILTERKILCPTMYAVSKGLKQPSVVPEIPYQWNAPAVSKILERMEYLGHTVNFKTHVKSYKVKKKIDNDSSQWKIFRDTHEPIIDQETFDIVQKIRQGKKRPTKMGEMPMFSGLLFCADCGSKMSFHRRVDEPAEKHNYVCSNYRGNTKSCTMHYIRNVVVEQIVLDNLREVIGYVSQYEDEFIRMVMDTDVRQRNKELTKQKKRMSEIQSRMKELDNLFQRIYEDNISGKLSDERFMKLSKGYDTEQADLQEEMTRLQEHIQQAEKQSVNVDRFLSIVKKYTNLTELTPEILHEFVDRIIVHAPDKSSGRRLQEIEIIYNHIGTFDHSKVTLWKGKAV, from the coding sequence ATGTTACAGCAGTCAAACACATTCAATGTACTTCGCAATCCGGCGGAACTTCTGACTGATGATATAACGGCTCTGTACTGCCGTCTATCCCAGGATGATAAACAGGAGGGTGACAGCAACAGTATTGTAAACCAGAAGAAAATCCTCAAAAAATACGCATTGGACCGCGGCTACTCCAACTATCTGTATTATATTGATGATGGATACTCAGGAACTAATTTCAACCGCCCCGATTTTCAGAGGATGATTGCAGATGTTGAGGCAGGCAAGATAAAAAGGATTATCGTAAAGGATATGTCCCGTCTTGGCCGTGACTACCTGCAGGTGGGAATGTACACCGAGATCATCTTCCCGGACCATGACATTCACTTTATCGCCGTAAATGACGGAGTGGACAGTACCCAGGGGGATAACGAGTTCACACCTTTTCGCAATATCATCAATGAATGGTATGCAAAGGACACAAGCAAAAAAATCAGAGCCGTAAAAAAGGCCAAAGGAATGGCCGGCGAGCATATCGGCTCTCATGCCCCTTATGGATACCGAAAAAATCCTGATAATCTCAAAGAGTGGCTGGTGGATGATGAGGCAGCGGCAGTTGTCCGAGAAATCTTTTCCCTATGTGTTGGAGGATACGGTCCTACTCAGATCGCCAACATTCTGACAGAAAGAAAAATCCTTTGCCCTACTATGTATGCGGTAAGCAAAGGACTGAAACAGCCTTCGGTGGTTCCTGAAATACCTTATCAATGGAACGCACCGGCAGTATCAAAAATCCTGGAACGCATGGAGTATCTGGGGCATACCGTCAACTTCAAAACCCATGTTAAATCCTACAAGGTGAAAAAGAAGATCGACAATGACTCCTCCCAATGGAAAATCTTTAGGGATACCCATGAACCGATCATCGATCAGGAGACTTTCGATATTGTTCAGAAAATTCGTCAGGGCAAAAAGCGCCCTACTAAAATGGGGGAAATGCCCATGTTCTCTGGTTTGCTCTTTTGTGCGGACTGCGGTAGCAAAATGAGTTTTCACCGCAGGGTGGATGAACCTGCCGAGAAACACAACTATGTATGTTCCAATTATCGCGGGAATACAAAATCCTGTACCATGCACTATATCCGTAATGTAGTTGTTGAACAGATTGTTCTTGACAACCTGCGGGAAGTGATCGGCTATGTGTCACAGTATGAGGATGAATTTATCCGCATGGTGATGGATACGGATGTACGCCAGAGGAACAAGGAACTGACAAAACAGAAAAAGAGAATGTCGGAAATCCAAAGCCGCATGAAAGAGCTGGATAACCTTTTCCAGCGTATCTATGAGGACAACATCAGCGGCAAACTGTCGGATGAACGGTTTATGAAACTGTCAAAGGGATATGACACAGAACAGGCTGACTTGCAGGAAGAAATGACAAGGTTACAGGAGCATATCCAGCAGGCAGAAAAACAGAGTGTCAATGTTGACCGTTTCCTCTCCATTGTGAAGAAGTACACCAACCTAACAGAGCTTACACCTGAAATACTGCATGAGTTTGTGGATAGGATAATTGTTCATGCCCCAGACAAAAGCAGCGGGCGGCGTTTACAGGAAATCGAGATTATCTACAATCACATCGGAACATTCGACCATTCAAAGGTCACTTTATGGAAAGGAAAAGCGGTATAG
- a CDS encoding helix-turn-helix transcriptional regulator — MAIGERIHFFRILRGMTQKYLGTIVGFPERSADVRLAQYETGTRKPKAELTAALAQALDVSPHALDVPDIDSYIGLMHTLFTLEDLYGLTVSEADGEVCLKVNKNKGKDAHELLKMLYAWKEQADKLSSEEISKEEYDNWRYHYPKFDTTQRWAKVPSQELSDALVEMFKDQLKPDK; from the coding sequence ATGGCGATTGGAGAGAGAATACATTTTTTCCGCATTCTGCGTGGAATGACACAAAAATATCTTGGTACGATTGTCGGTTTTCCTGAGCGAAGTGCCGATGTACGTTTAGCACAATATGAAACAGGAACAAGAAAACCAAAAGCGGAACTTACTGCTGCACTGGCACAGGCACTTGATGTTTCCCCTCATGCCCTCGATGTACCCGATATTGACAGCTATATCGGACTGATGCACACTTTGTTTACCCTTGAAGATTTATACGGTCTGACTGTCAGCGAAGCAGACGGAGAAGTCTGTCTGAAAGTCAACAAGAACAAAGGAAAAGACGCTCACGAACTACTGAAAATGCTCTATGCTTGGAAAGAACAGGCGGACAAGTTATCTTCCGAAGAAATCAGTAAAGAAGAATACGATAACTGGCGTTACCACTATCCAAAGTTCGATACCACACAGAGATGGGCGAAAGTGCCATCACAGGAACTTAGTGACGCCTTAGTTGAAATGTTCAAAGATCAACTCAAACCAGATAAATAA
- a CDS encoding LysR family transcriptional regulator — MENKFIRAEEVAQELSVSKPYAYKLIRQLNEELKAKGFITITGRVNRQYFYERLYGAGKEEK, encoded by the coding sequence ATGGAGAACAAATTTATTCGTGCCGAAGAAGTGGCACAGGAACTAAGCGTATCAAAGCCTTATGCCTATAAGTTAATCCGACAGCTGAATGAGGAACTGAAAGCCAAAGGTTTTATTACGATTACAGGGCGTGTGAACCGCCAATATTTTTACGAAAGGCTCTACGGAGCAGGAAAGGAGGAAAAGTAA
- a CDS encoding site-specific integrase, translating to MPVFKNEDNGTWYVMARYVNWKGERKQKCKRGFATKKEAQEWERMFQLQNASDLDMSFEAFTELYIRDVKTRLKENTWLTKEHIIRTKILPYFGKLRISEISTKEIITWQNELLAYRDEKKKPYSQTYLKTLHNQLSAIFNHAVRYYELRSNPAAKVGNMGSEEHKEMLFWTKEEYKKFSFEMMDKPVSFYAFEMLYWCGIREGELLALTAADFDFEKETVRINKSYQRLHGEDVITTPKTKKSNRMIKMPKFLCEEMQEYLKMLYGLKKKDRIFTVTKSYLHHEMDRGAEAAGVKRIRIHDLRHSHISLLIDMGFSAVAIADRVGHESIDITYQYAHLFPSKQTEMADRLDDLGKGEIANVS from the coding sequence ATGCCGGTATTTAAGAATGAGGACAATGGAACATGGTATGTGATGGCAAGGTATGTGAACTGGAAAGGCGAGCGTAAGCAGAAATGCAAACGTGGTTTTGCCACCAAGAAAGAAGCTCAGGAATGGGAGAGAATGTTCCAGTTACAGAATGCGTCTGACCTTGATATGAGCTTTGAAGCCTTTACCGAACTGTATATCCGGGATGTGAAAACCCGTCTGAAGGAGAACACGTGGCTGACAAAGGAGCATATCATCCGCACGAAGATACTTCCGTATTTTGGCAAGTTAAGAATCAGCGAGATTTCCACAAAGGAGATTATCACATGGCAGAATGAACTGCTTGCCTATCGGGATGAGAAGAAAAAGCCATACTCACAGACCTATCTAAAAACGCTGCATAATCAACTGTCAGCCATATTTAATCATGCGGTACGTTATTATGAGTTGCGTTCCAATCCTGCCGCAAAGGTGGGAAATATGGGAAGTGAGGAACACAAGGAAATGCTGTTTTGGACAAAAGAAGAATACAAAAAGTTCTCTTTTGAGATGATGGACAAGCCAGTTTCCTTTTATGCTTTTGAAATGCTTTACTGGTGCGGTATCCGAGAAGGGGAGCTGCTTGCACTGACCGCAGCGGATTTTGATTTTGAGAAAGAAACGGTCAGAATTAACAAATCTTATCAGCGGCTACACGGAGAAGATGTGATTACTACACCGAAAACAAAGAAAAGCAACCGCATGATCAAAATGCCGAAGTTCCTTTGTGAAGAAATGCAGGAGTATTTGAAAATGCTCTACGGATTGAAAAAGAAAGACCGCATTTTTACAGTTACAAAAAGTTATCTCCATCACGAGATGGACAGAGGGGCAGAAGCCGCAGGTGTAAAGCGTATCCGCATTCATGATCTCAGGCACAGCCACATCAGTTTGCTCATTGATATGGGATTTTCGGCGGTGGCGATTGCAGACCGTGTGGGGCATGAAAGCATTGACATCACTTACCAGTACGCTCATCTGTTCCCGTCAAAACAGACGGAAATGGCAGACAGATTAGATGATTTAGGGAAAGGAGAGATTGCAAATGTCAGCTAA
- a CDS encoding AAA family ATPase, with protein sequence MENKKEKTAFNPSVGADERQPIQKIAENSISEYEENIKSFEEMQREMQLSLDPSYLKAVSMNELFDTQYQSKPPLIDGLLYPGTYIFAGSPKLGKSFLMAQLAYHVSTGTPLWNYTTRKGTVLYLALEDDYRRLQERLYRMFGTESADNLFFSASASQLGKGLDEQLARFVAEHTDTKLIIIDTLQKVREVGGDNYSYANDYQIMARLKSFADAHGLCILLVHHTRKQTADDKFDMISGTSGLLGAADGAFLLQKEKRTGNAATLEVSGRDQQDQKLYLIRNTETLLWELQRAETELWKEPPEPLLDEIDELIMKDKSFWEGSATELVSLIKVEIQPHVITRKLNVLSGRLYAEHGIYYKSNRTHDGRKIRFWKDDTETA encoded by the coding sequence ATGGAGAATAAAAAAGAAAAGACTGCCTTTAATCCATCTGTTGGCGCAGATGAAAGGCAGCCAATTCAAAAAATCGCTGAAAATAGTATATCCGAGTATGAGGAAAATATCAAGAGTTTTGAGGAAATGCAGAGAGAAATGCAGTTGAGTTTAGACCCCTCCTATCTCAAAGCAGTTTCCATGAATGAGCTGTTTGACACCCAGTATCAGAGCAAGCCGCCGTTGATCGACGGTCTGCTCTACCCCGGCACATATATTTTTGCAGGTTCTCCCAAACTGGGAAAGAGTTTTCTGATGGCACAGCTTGCCTATCACGTCAGCACAGGAACACCGCTTTGGAATTATACCACCCGAAAAGGAACGGTACTGTATCTTGCCCTTGAGGATGATTACCGCCGCTTACAGGAACGTCTGTATCGGATGTTTGGAACAGAGAGTGCGGACAATCTTTTCTTTTCTGCTTCCGCCAGCCAGCTAGGGAAAGGGCTGGATGAACAGCTTGCAAGGTTTGTGGCGGAGCATACGGACACGAAACTGATTATCATTGATACACTTCAAAAGGTGCGTGAGGTCGGCGGAGATAATTACAGCTACGCCAACGATTATCAGATTATGGCAAGGCTGAAAAGCTTTGCAGACGCCCACGGTCTTTGTATCCTGCTCGTACACCACACAAGGAAACAGACGGCGGATGATAAGTTTGATATGATTTCGGGAACAAGCGGACTGCTTGGTGCGGCAGACGGAGCATTTCTCCTTCAGAAAGAAAAACGGACAGGCAATGCAGCAACTTTGGAAGTATCGGGCAGAGATCAGCAAGACCAAAAGCTATATCTTATCCGCAATACAGAAACGTTATTGTGGGAACTGCAAAGGGCAGAAACTGAACTGTGGAAGGAACCGCCAGAGCCTTTACTGGATGAGATTGACGAACTTATTATGAAGGATAAATCCTTTTGGGAAGGCTCAGCAACGGAACTGGTTTCGCTGATAAAGGTAGAAATTCAGCCCCATGTCATCACACGAAAACTGAATGTTCTTTCAGGGCGATTGTATGCAGAGCATGGCATTTATTATAAGAGCAACCGCACCCACGATGGAAGAAAAATACGGTTTTGGAAAGACGATACGGAAACAGCGTGA
- a CDS encoding complexin-2 has product MRNVQISQELFMQLLRFHLMEDESSEKEIKQELEKKLDKMVMRDLFGKSKTAPTEEEREQARKEYLDRRGVPESFRW; this is encoded by the coding sequence ATGAGAAACGTGCAAATATCACAGGAATTATTTATGCAGCTGCTCCGCTTTCACTTGATGGAAGATGAGAGTAGCGAGAAAGAGATTAAGCAGGAGTTGGAAAAAAAGTTGGACAAGATGGTCATGCGTGACCTGTTTGGAAAATCAAAAACTGCACCGACAGAGGAAGAACGGGAACAGGCAAGAAAAGAATATTTGGACAGGCGAGGAGTGCCGGAGAGTTTCCGTTGGTAA
- a CDS encoding MobA/MobL family protein translates to MLIGRHSFIRQSKLSDVAGRIDYISNPKRQEYLYATYQTEGVTPEFWKNLARENQLDFKASGSAGKCIEGREFIIALPESFVQYRADDVVRIFTETFHKRYGVECIAALHHNKAKTNYHIHLVFSERKMLEQPEVKIATRNMFYDEQGKHRRTKKEILDEQGNIRAGCSIIPKGEIYESHIFTKKDEWFKNKAFTKEVKELFTDTINRYVKEESEKLSVFQQGGVYLATKKIGKNNPKAEEIKADNAARQEWNRTVDVALVEGVPEEDILKIKQEKITDRTLQSIRIHGWLPDMLRQIIRGAKDFLQEVIFKFKLPPKPVPKIDLQEWKDMQKLMYELQRQSMEIKRTQQDISSLKKQLSELRGLFKGKERKSLEGKIELLEDLEKRLHKSLEQIVKREGYPNVQAFQKVYNKTEGLIIEYNEELRAWKNQTKQKREKLLEQPKKTSVLEKLHRYQQEGRQQPKRSVKKKSMDRER, encoded by the coding sequence ATGCTTATAGGCAGACATTCATTTATCAGACAAAGTAAGCTGTCCGATGTGGCAGGAAGGATTGATTATATCTCTAATCCGAAACGGCAGGAATATCTCTATGCGACCTATCAGACAGAAGGAGTAACACCGGAGTTTTGGAAAAATCTTGCAAGAGAAAATCAGTTGGATTTTAAGGCAAGTGGTTCAGCAGGGAAATGTATTGAAGGGCGTGAGTTTATCATAGCGCTTCCAGAAAGTTTTGTTCAGTACAGGGCAGATGATGTGGTAAGGATTTTTACGGAGACTTTCCATAAAAGATACGGTGTGGAGTGCATCGCTGCCCTTCATCACAACAAGGCAAAGACGAATTATCATATTCATCTGGTATTCAGTGAACGGAAAATGTTGGAGCAGCCTGAAGTGAAGATTGCCACCCGAAATATGTTTTATGATGAACAGGGAAAGCATAGACGCACGAAAAAAGAGATTTTAGACGAGCAGGGAAATATCCGGGCAGGGTGCAGTATTATCCCCAAAGGCGAAATTTATGAAAGCCATATCTTCACGAAAAAGGATGAATGGTTTAAGAACAAAGCATTTACCAAAGAAGTCAAGGAACTGTTTACCGATACGATCAACCGATATGTAAAAGAGGAATCAGAAAAATTATCCGTATTCCAACAGGGTGGCGTATATCTGGCAACGAAGAAAATCGGAAAGAACAATCCGAAAGCAGAGGAGATAAAGGCAGACAATGCGGCAAGGCAGGAATGGAATCGGACAGTTGATGTGGCATTAGTTGAAGGCGTTCCTGAAGAAGATATTTTGAAAATCAAGCAGGAAAAAATCACAGACAGAACGCTGCAATCTATCAGGATACATGGTTGGCTGCCGGATATGTTACGTCAGATTATCCGAGGTGCGAAAGACTTTTTGCAGGAGGTAATTTTCAAATTTAAACTACCGCCGAAACCTGTACCCAAGATTGATTTGCAGGAATGGAAAGATATGCAGAAGCTCATGTATGAATTGCAGAGACAGTCCATGGAGATAAAACGCACACAGCAGGATATTTCTTCTTTGAAAAAGCAACTGTCAGAGTTACGAGGACTATTTAAAGGCAAAGAGCGAAAATCTTTGGAGGGGAAAATTGAACTGTTAGAGGATTTGGAGAAACGTCTGCACAAGAGTTTGGAACAGATAGTAAAGCGGGAAGGCTATCCCAATGTGCAAGCCTTTCAGAAGGTTTATAACAAGACAGAAGGATTGATTATAGAATACAACGAAGAACTAAGGGCATGGAAAAATCAGACAAAACAGAAGAGAGAGAAACTGTTAGAACAACCGAAAAAAACAAGCGTATTGGAAAAGCTGCACCGCTATCAGCAGGAAGGCAGACAGCAGCCGAAACGGTCAGTCAAGAAAAAATCTATGGATAGAGAACGATAA
- a CDS encoding TnpV protein produces the protein MKKTIFEEIGGTYIRHGDYLIPCLTLPEEEQRFVGVWGQRHLRYLKEYKRAVYITLLTSGRLNSYLADIEEQAQERFERIIEQMKQAQGITEQLKVENVWEWIGRMNDIQACAREIVNHQIIYI, from the coding sequence ATGAAGAAAACAATATTTGAAGAAATAGGCGGCACTTATATCAGACATGGGGATTATCTTATCCCCTGTCTTACCTTGCCGGAGGAAGAACAGAGGTTTGTAGGCGTATGGGGACAAAGACATTTACGTTATTTGAAAGAGTATAAGAGAGCGGTTTATATTACTCTGCTTACAAGTGGCAGGCTGAATAGTTATCTTGCAGATATAGAGGAACAAGCACAGGAACGCTTTGAAAGGATTATAGAGCAGATGAAACAGGCACAGGGAATCACGGAACAGTTAAAGGTAGAGAACGTTTGGGAATGGATAGGCAGGATGAATGACATACAGGCATGTGCGAGGGAGATTGTGAATCATCAGATAATCTATATATAA
- a CDS encoding helix-turn-helix transcriptional regulator, whose product MAVSYKRLWKLLIDRDMKKSDLEREAHLTHYSLSKLVKGQDVSTDVLYKICSALDCDVNDIMEFVDDEVEQ is encoded by the coding sequence ATGGCAGTCAGTTACAAAAGGCTTTGGAAACTTTTGATTGATAGAGATATGAAAAAAAGTGATCTGGAACGGGAAGCACATTTGACCCATTATTCCTTGTCTAAACTGGTAAAAGGGCAGGATGTTTCTACTGATGTTTTATATAAGATATGTTCAGCTTTGGATTGTGATGTTAATGATATTATGGAATTTGTAGATGATGAAGTTGAACAGTGA
- a CDS encoding adenine-specific methyltransferase EcoRI family protein: protein MANNANLHAAGVAKKDEFYTQYEDIQSELNHYEKHFKGKTVLCNCDDPFESNFCKFFLRNFNYLGLKRLICTSYSTSSVAWRQMTIWDYLGEQVTTKNGHGYVMDIKEVPMANGRGVSDEDIDKLLKSKKRGVKKLNGDGDFRSDECIEYLKQADIVVTNPPFSLFREYVALLMKYEKKFLIIGNVNAITYKEIFPLIQNDELWLGVSIHSGDRKFYVPDNYPLRAAGCGVDENGRKYIRVKGVRWFTNLDHGKRHEKLILYRKYYGNEEDYPHYANYDAINVDKVADIPCDYFEEMGVPITYLDKHNPEQFEIIGASRWLGRPMSEIAPKGSYVAGGVRFYLPLDKAEETNNNLRAEQSRAEQSRAEQSRAEQSRAEQSRAEQSRAEQSRAEQSRAALPLPIRQNCHQTAQSINDSMTESLLGVRCNGIMGVPITFLDKYNPKQFEILGITLGNTVDYEMTALFENAVQHNKNGTLQGGSKVNTRAALCVKDKPTGTVYYTADNVDGYLLSIYPRILIRRRNGNEN from the coding sequence ATGGCAAATAATGCGAATTTACATGCAGCTGGTGTTGCAAAAAAGGATGAATTTTATACTCAATATGAGGATATACAGAGTGAATTAAATCATTATGAAAAGCACTTTAAGGGAAAGACAGTTTTATGTAATTGCGATGACCCATTTGAAAGTAATTTCTGTAAGTTCTTTTTGAGGAATTTTAATTATCTTGGATTGAAACGTTTGATTTGTACATCATATAGTACTTCATCAGTGGCGTGGAGACAAATGACAATATGGGATTATCTTGGCGAACAGGTTACGACAAAAAATGGACACGGTTACGTTATGGATATAAAAGAAGTTCCAATGGCGAATGGTCGTGGTGTATCAGATGAAGATATTGATAAATTGTTAAAATCCAAAAAACGTGGAGTTAAGAAATTGAATGGGGATGGCGATTTTCGTTCAGATGAATGTATTGAGTATTTAAAACAAGCGGACATTGTAGTTACAAATCCACCATTTAGTTTATTCCGAGAATATGTTGCATTGTTAATGAAATATGAGAAGAAGTTTTTGATTATAGGCAACGTCAATGCAATTACATACAAAGAAATATTTCCACTAATTCAAAATGACGAACTGTGGTTAGGGGTTAGTATTCATAGTGGCGATAGAAAATTTTATGTACCTGATAATTATCCGCTTAGAGCAGCGGGATGCGGTGTAGATGAAAATGGAAGAAAATATATTCGTGTTAAAGGAGTTCGTTGGTTTACCAATCTTGATCATGGTAAACGACATGAGAAACTGATTTTGTATCGCAAGTATTATGGTAATGAAGAAGATTATCCGCATTATGCGAATTATGATGCCATTAATGTAGATAAGGTTGCTGATATTCCTTGCGATTATTTTGAGGAAATGGGTGTACCAATTACATATCTGGACAAGCACAACCCTGAACAGTTTGAGATTATTGGGGCAAGCAGATGGTTAGGAAGACCTATGTCAGAAATTGCACCAAAAGGGAGCTATGTTGCAGGCGGAGTGAGATTTTATTTACCACTTGACAAGGCTGAAGAAACCAATAACAATCTGAGAGCAGAGCAGAGCAGAGCAGAGCAGAGCAGAGCAGAGCAGAGCAGAGCAGAGCAGAGCAGAGCAGAGCAGAGCAGAGCAGAGCAGAGCAGAGCAGAGCAGAGCAGAGCAGAGCAGAGCAGAGCAGCTCTACCGTTGCCTATACGACAGAATTGTCATCAGACAGCGCAGAGTATAAACGACTCTATGACAGAATCGTTATTAGGCGTAAGATGTAACGGGATAATGGGTGTACCAATTACTTTTTTGGATAAATATAATCCGAAACAATTTGAAATTTTGGGTATCACATTAGGAAACACAGTTGATTATGAAATGACTGCACTTTTTGAAAATGCTGTCCAGCATAATAAAAATGGCACATTACAGGGTGGTAGTAAAGTGAATACACGTGCTGCACTTTGTGTAAAAGATAAACCGACTGGTACAGTGTACTATACGGCAGATAATGTAGATGGATATTTATTAAGTATATATCCACGAATTTTAATCAGAAGGAGAAACGGCAATGAAAATTGA
- a CDS encoding DUF262 domain-containing protein: MKIEPKSIKIRDVFESYVDNGDDGVFAYGGRLAIRPPYQREFVYDQKQAEAVIHTVLKGFPLNVMYWVKTGDEQYEVLDGQQRTLSVMQYLKHQFPITIDGKKFYWDALPDDKYNAIMNYDFMIYICEGTDSEKLDWFTVVNIAGEKLTDQEIRNISYTGEWLSDAKLHFSKRNCAAKGLSDKYITGDPNRQELLEKALRGICEYQGIKDITEYMALHKSDADADELWQYFQDVIYWAQKIFPKYYADMKGLDWCYLYNEYHDRSYNSSAMNDEVKRLHEDEDVQKSKGIYEYLLCRETDPYAGRLLNLRAFDKRDKMAAYSRQNGICPICGQHFEFNEMEGDHIKPWSKGGQTIPENCQMLCKDCNGKKTDKY; this comes from the coding sequence ATGAAAATTGAGCCAAAATCAATTAAAATCAGAGATGTGTTTGAAAGTTATGTAGATAATGGCGATGATGGAGTATTTGCGTATGGTGGAAGGTTGGCTATTCGTCCTCCATATCAGAGAGAATTTGTATATGACCAAAAGCAAGCGGAAGCGGTCATTCATACAGTTTTGAAAGGCTTTCCATTAAATGTTATGTATTGGGTAAAAACTGGGGATGAACAGTACGAAGTTCTTGACGGTCAGCAACGAACTTTGTCAGTAATGCAATATTTAAAGCATCAGTTTCCGATTACGATTGATGGCAAGAAATTTTATTGGGATGCGTTGCCAGACGATAAATATAATGCAATTATGAATTATGATTTTATGATTTATATCTGCGAGGGAACGGATTCTGAAAAATTAGACTGGTTTACGGTTGTAAATATAGCGGGAGAAAAACTGACAGATCAGGAAATTAGAAATATTAGTTATACAGGAGAGTGGCTTTCAGATGCAAAATTGCATTTTTCAAAGAGAAACTGTGCAGCAAAAGGTTTATCCGATAAATATATTACGGGTGATCCTAATCGCCAGGAGCTTCTTGAAAAAGCTCTTAGAGGTATCTGTGAATATCAGGGAATAAAGGATATTACGGAATATATGGCTTTGCATAAATCGGACGCAGATGCCGATGAATTGTGGCAATATTTTCAAGATGTTATTTACTGGGCACAGAAAATTTTCCCCAAATATTATGCAGATATGAAAGGATTAGACTGGTGCTATCTTTATAATGAATATCACGACCGTTCATACAATTCGTCTGCAATGAATGATGAAGTAAAGCGTTTGCATGAGGATGAGGATGTGCAGAAGTCGAAAGGAATTTATGAATATTTGCTTTGCAGGGAAACAGACCCATATGCAGGACGATTATTAAATTTACGAGCATTTGATAAGCGGGATAAAATGGCAGCGTATAGTAGACAAAATGGAATTTGTCCTATTTGCGGACAGCATTTTGAGTTTAATGAAATGGAAGGCGACCATATTAAGCCGTGGAGTAAAGGTGGACAGACTATTCCTGAAAATTGTCAAATGCTTTGTAAAGACTGTAATGGTAAAAAGACAGACAAGTATTGA
- a CDS encoding KilA-N domain-containing protein: MKNMKIDANGTEIRVMGDVVNEDAYISLTDIAKYKNPDNAFIVVANWMRNHSTISFLGLWEQIHNPKFKPIEFDRFKAESGDNAFTLTPQQWIKATDAIGIVSKSGRYGGTYAHTDIAFEFASWISPEFKLYIIKDYQRLKKDEADRLAIGWDVKRELSKINYRIHTDAVKEFLITPTLSPQEMAYTYASEADILNMALFGKTAAQWRNEKGIKAKTPNIRDFASAEELVVLINLEDTNADLIRQDVPKIERLKILREKAYRQLEILKKNQETIQVLKRNLIEDTGKNN, translated from the coding sequence ATGAAAAATATGAAAATAGATGCCAATGGAACAGAAATCAGAGTGATGGGCGATGTTGTTAATGAAGACGCTTATATTTCGCTTACTGACATTGCCAAATATAAAAATCCGGATAATGCCTTTATCGTGGTGGCAAATTGGATGCGTAATCATTCTACGATTTCATTTTTGGGCTTGTGGGAACAAATTCACAATCCCAAATTTAAACCTATCGAATTCGATAGGTTTAAAGCGGAATCTGGAGATAATGCTTTTACGTTGACACCGCAGCAATGGATAAAAGCAACGGATGCAATTGGTATAGTATCAAAATCGGGACGATATGGCGGCACTTATGCTCATACGGATATAGCGTTTGAGTTTGCTTCATGGATTTCGCCGGAATTTAAGCTTTATATCATCAAAGATTATCAGCGATTAAAGAAAGATGAAGCAGATCGGTTAGCAATCGGATGGGATGTAAAGAGAGAACTTTCAAAAATAAATTATCGTATCCATACAGATGCGGTAAAAGAATTTTTGATAACGCCCACATTATCTCCGCAGGAAATGGCATATACATATGCTTCAGAAGCAGATATTCTAAATATGGCTTTGTTTGGAAAAACAGCAGCACAATGGAGAAATGAAAAAGGAATAAAAGCTAAAACTCCTAATATCAGAGATTTTGCTTCTGCGGAAGAATTGGTTGTGCTTATCAATCTGGAGGATACAAATGCAGATTTGATAAGACAGGATGTGCCTAAAATTGAACGACTAAAGATATTACGAGAAAAGGCATATCGACAACTTGAAATTCTTAAAAAGAATCAGGAAACGATACAGGTATTGAAACGGAATCTTATTGAAGATACAGGAAAAAACAATTAG